The DNA window GCTGTACACAATGGAAAACATCGCAACATTCGGGACTAACAATGCTGCACAATGGAAAGCATCGCCACATTCGGGACTAACAATGCTGCACAATGGAAAGCATCGCCACATTCGGGACTAGGCATTGTCTTGTTAACTAAGAGCCTTATTTTATGTCAGAATAGTAGACATAACTGAAACCAGGAAATGGAAATTGTGGCTGGCTATTGATTTATTACAATCTTGGTTGGTATTGCCCCAAGTGAAATTTcaattaaatcgttttttttttgCTGGCCCTTTAGGTCTTCAAGATGAAGAAAAAAGTACGGCATCATAATCGCATGTCCACGCCCCAGAGGCCCCCCTCTCCCATCAAACCCTCACCGAACAAGGAGACCATGACCTACGCCCAGGCCCAGCGCATGGTGGACCTGGAGATAGATGGCCGCGTGCACAGGATCAGCATATATGACAAGTTGGATGTCATCACCGACGATGACCCCACGGCCCAAGAGATCATGGAGTGCAACAGCAACAAGGAGAACAACGAGAAGCCCCAGCTAGTCCTGGTGCGCTCGGTGAGACTCAAAGACAACCAGCAGAAGAGGAGCACAGCCCTCACCACCACACATGGCGCTGACCCTCAAGTAAGCGCCCTTTTGGAACCCAAGTTCCGCACTGTGGAGTACAACCTTCCCGCAGTGTCTCGGAGGCCCTCCATCTATTATATGTATTGTGAGAAGACAGCCGAAGAGCTGGATGAGGAGGTGGAATATGACATGGATGAGGAGGATTACGCCTGGCTGGATCTGCTCAACGACAAGAGGAAAAGTGAGGGTGTCAGCCAGGTGTCCCAGAACCTCTTTGAGTTTCTTATGGACCGCTTTGAGAAGGAGTCCTTCTTTGACAGCCAGGGCCGTAGAGACCCCCAGTCCCTCATCGACGAGGACGCTGTCTGCTGCATCTGCATGGACGGAGACGGCCAGGACAGCAATGTTATTCTCTTCTGTGACTCCTGCAACATGGCCGTGCACCAGGAGTGCTACGGTGTTCCCTACATCCCAGAGGGCCAGTGGTTGTGTCGCCACTGCCTCCAGTGCCCCTCACGGCCCGCTGAGTGTGTCTTCTGCCCCAACAAGGGCGGCGCCCTGAAGAAGACGGACGATGACCGCTGGGGCCACGTGGTGTGTGCCCTGTGGGTACCAGAGGTGGGCTTCTCTGACACTGTCTTCATCGAGCCCATCGACGGTGTCAGCAATATACCGCCCGCCCGCTGGAAACTCACCTGCTACCTCTGCAAGGAGAAGGGTGCCGGGGCCTGCATCCAGTGCCACAAGGTTAACTGTTACACAGCCTTTCATGTCAGCTGTGCCCAAAAGGCTGGCCTCTACATGAAAATGGAGCCTGTCAAGGAATTCACAGAGACCGGTTCGCCCACTTTTTCTGTGAAGAAGACGGCCTTCTGCTGCGCTCACACTCCTAAAGGGTGCACCCGGCGACCCCTTGCCATCTATGAGGAAGGCCACGCTAACAACGGTGTCTGTCACAAGAGGGGTGACAAAAGAGGTAGGAGGAGGTTAAAAGGGTGGCTGAAGAAGAGTaagatagtggtggtggtgcctgagGTAGAGGAAGAGGCTCCTGCTGCACCTGGGCCTAGTATAACCCCTAGCAGGTAGGCATATTATTTCTACTTAATTTGTCTACCAACCAAATGTTTCTAAATATTTTCCTTAATGACCAATGCTAACATATGCCCCCCAGTTTTGACACAATCCTCAATCAAGTGTCTGTCCAGAAGAAGAAGGTGTTTGTGGAGCGGGTCCTGAGCTACTGGATGCTGAAGAGACAGTCAAGGAAGGGCGTTCCGCTGATCAGGCGTCTTCAGGCTAACACCCAGATCCCCAAACCAGAGCAGCTGGTCAGTCCAGTGGTCAGTCTAATTGTTCATGGCATCCAAATCCTCGAGATAGGGAATCGTGTCTGCTTTAAAAATTACTTTTCTTGTGTTTTAAAACCTTTCTCCGACGCtcggaaataaaaaataaagcagGCTAATAGCTGATTTGATAAATATGGAGCAGTTTCATGTGTTTgcaccattttctcaaaagttttGGGattatgtttttttggggggggtccaaagaggaaacaaaacacaacaaaTAAAATGCATAATATACATGACACTACATAATATTACACATGTAAATTGAGATCGGCCATTCATTTCAATATAGACTATAAAAAAAGAGAAATGTAATTAAAATTAGCCCAGTTTATTTTAGTCAGCCATATTCAAAACAGCTCTCCACCAGTGTCCATTGAAGGTAGCGCCATGTAAGTTTCTGCCCCCCCTTTACCTGAGATGTATGTCTTGTGAATGTACATTAAAATGCCTTTTTGGACTCTGATGTTACAGGACAGCAGGGTGGAGGATAATCAAGCGATGAGGGAGCAGCTAAAGGAATGGCACCGCCTACGCCAAGACCTGGAGAGAGCTCGCCTACTGCTAGAACTGATCAGGAAGAGGGAGAAGCTAAAGAGAGCGGAGGTACAGAGAATTGGTTTTCTTATTTTCCACGGTAGTGAAATTAGAATGTTTGTTACAGCATATCAATGGATAGTTGTGAGCCCTCCTATAAATAAACTGTGGTTAAATGAATTTCCTCACCTTTTGAAATAATCTGTAACCATGTTTGCATGTAAAGTTTTTATGAGAGTCAAGTCCTACTGAGTACCAACAAATAAAAGTCATGACAGCTGTAATGGAAACCGGCCATTTCGGTACAATTTTTGAAATTCCGACAGATCGTTTGTTTGTTCGACATGGTAGGATCTTTTTGTGTCTTTAAAATTAATTATGAGAAATGCTGATGGAAATGCCTTTTTATGCACAAATGTTGATATAAAAACTaccatatcgaagtaaacttggagtcacaagatgatatggtgtgtgtggtcccCCCACTACAACTCCGGAAAGCATGcggtttattaggctacagatgaaataactGATGAAATTCatagggtggtgaaagtgcacagtggtcttgatgctcctttccaataagtATTGAGGGTctaattctggtgacatgatgcttgactgctgtttgacaaataaaacattttcgcTCATATCCATACTAATATCATTATGTATGCATTCTTTATGCATAGCCTACCTGCACAGCCTTCCTGCACTGTATTGGCAAGCTCTTGGCTAGAGTGCATGTTCCAAGACCAGAGAAGGCACATTTGCTATATAatgcaacagtttttgtgacaaccATCGCTAGAGTTAAATGCGATGAAAACACAATCTTTAGACTTTTATTTGGTACATGAAAACTTTGTGAACGGGTTAATTTTGTGTGCTCTACATCACGCGCTGATTGTTATCCTCAACTAGTCCGTTTGGTGAAAATGCGCATATTTTCTTCATGCatattttagaatatttgcatgaaagtCTGTcgtcaattggatggaaacctagcttgtTGTTGAAACAGCTTTTAGGATTGGTTGTTGGAATCCTTAGTAAATATTAGTATACTGCTACAGCTTTGTTTTGTCCTGTCCCCATTCAGATGAAGCTCCAACAGTCCGTTCTAGAGGTACAGCTCACACCTTTAAATATTCTACTTCGGGCCGTATTGGACCAGCTTCAGGAAAAGGACCCAGCCAAAATCTTTGCCCAGCCTGTCAGCGTTAAAGAGGTAAGGTCCCCCACACCCCACAATAGAATGTTACTTCCACAGATTGAAAACAAATGGTACCATATGGTTCTAATTCATTCTTTGGGTACCCTTTCTATCAGCATCATGTTTTGTTttccatctccccatccctctcagGTGCCTGACTACTTGGACCACATCAAGAAGCCAATGGACTTCTCCACCATGAGGAAGTGCATTGATGCCCACGGCTACAAGAGCCTGGTGGAGTTTGAGGCTGACTTCGATCAGATCATATTCAACTGCATGAAGTACAACGCCAAGGACACATTCTTCTACAAGGCCGGTCTGCGTCTGCAAGACCGAGGCGGGGCCATCCTCAGGAAGACTTGTCGGGAGGCTGAGCGAATCGGCTTTGACTTTGCCAGCGGGATGCACCTTCCTGAGCAGCCAAAGGTGGAggctccttcctctttctcctggGACGATGGTAAGAACATGTTCTACATATGTTTACTTCTATATTAATCGGTCCACAGCCAAATCAACTAAATACCCTTTGCTGAATCTACCTATTGATTTTTATGATACTATAGCATTTTGGAATGGGGCCACAACTGAGCTCAGCCTATCAAGTTGTTTTTTGTGTGTCCTGCAGTGGACCAGATACTAAACCCAGCCAACCGGCAGCACATGTCTTTAGAAGGGCAACTGAAAGAGCTGCTGGAGAAGCTGGACCTGAGCAGTGCCATGAAGTCCAGTCCGTCTCGCAGCAAGCGACTGAAGCTGCTTAAAAAGACCATCACAGATGTTCGCAGCGAGATATACCTAAAGACGCAACACCCCGCTGCCGCCCCCTCTGAACCGAAACCAGCAGAGACTGAGGAGAAACCACTGCCCCCCACTCGACACAGCACACAGGAAGAGGGTACGTACCAGGTTGTCTAAAAGCAAAGAATTTGTTCAATAATGCTTTCTCCTTGCTTTGTCTTATTTGATGAACTGTAGGCTATTAGCTTGCCTGTTCTACATGTCAGGATTTTTTCATTTCCTTCTGTGATTCTGTCCTGGTTGTATAGAAGGGGAGTCTTTGCTCCCACCGAAACTAGAGCCGTTGAACTCGTCGCCGCCACTTGTGAACTCAGACAGTCATTCAGAACCTCCCATGCTCAAGCCCATCAAATCCAATGGGGACAAGAGCCAGAAGACTTTCAAGTGCAACGGTGTCAAGCCCACTACCTCAGTACCCCGGGATACCCTCAACGGGCACATCTCTAACCCGCTGGTCTCCGACAGTCACCTTAGTGTTGGGGCCACCTCCACGCTCGCAGAGCCCTCTAGCACGGGCAACAGGCGGACCAATGTGCTCTTTCGCAAGTCCAAGAATGCCAGCCCGCAGAAGCCCCCAAGGACAGCTGAGCATCAGCTCGGCTCCCCGCTGCTGGGCACCAAAACCTTCCTCTCTGTGGTTATTCCTCGCCTGGAGACTCTCCTCCTACCCAGGAAGAGGACCCACAGTGCCTGTGGAGGCTGTGACCAGGATGAGGAGGAATCCCCCATCAAGCGTCTTGACACAGGTAAAGCCCAGTGTTAAATGATTTTTTTGATTATTTAAATTTTTTTGGCATGCAAAATCTAATGGAGATTTTTTTTCTTGTCTCCAGGACTAGCTAATGGATTTGTTGTTGAGCCGGAGCTTGAAACCAGCCCCATTAGGTCGATGGAGCCTCGCAGGCGCTGCACCTCCGAGTCCAGCATCTCCCCTAGCGGCAGCGTGCTGTGTAGCACCAGGTATGACTGTCACCTAAGCACATTAGCAATATTTCAGCCTCTCTGCCTGCAGCACTCTACTGTGTAGTACCAGGTACAGGATAAGCAGTGGGCCTGCATCACAGTGCCATGTTAGCATTTATATCCAGTGTCTGCTCTAAGAGCCATCTGTGGTCAAAGGCAGGAGGATGTTGCACCCCACTTTTGGCACATTAGTTTCCTTTTGTTTCCTGCAGCACGGTCAGCGTGCCAAAAAGTGGGAAAGGAAGGCCATCCATGGCACGTAGGAGCACAGTGGACGACAAAAACTCACTCGTCACCTCTATCGGAAATGGGGACTTCACCAAAGCCGCTAAGATTGCAGCAGGTGAGACACTGGTTCTTAGCACAAACACACTTTCAGGAGATTAAAGCCAGGATGGGTCTTACATTATGAATGATACATGTATCTGTTTTTGTGGTAGTGGTTTATCATTTCTTTCTGGAATAGCTAACAGTCATTTGCCATTGCCCTGTCACAAAAGTGTATTCGTATTAGTTTCTTTTTTAAACTTTATTCTGAGTAATTTGGAATTCTACAATTTTCCCAAAACGAATTGGCCAGTAAACCTCAAGGAATCCTGTGCATGTATTGGCTTCCAATGGACTGCAAGTCTCAGCTTAGGCAAGTAGAGGGTAGCCTGAAATCCAGACTAGTTTtgtgctaacattccactccatgTACTCTGTGTCCATATACTAAACATTTGTTTAGCATGACAAGGAGTGGCAATAATTGGAATattaacagactggtacccaggttAAGTAGAGGGGATTTTTTTGTCTCGACTGGTTAGCAAGTTCTAAGATTGGtacaacatacagtaccagtcaaaggtttggacacacctactcattccagggtttattttcttttgactattttctaaattgtagaataatagtgaagacctcaactatgaaataacac is part of the Oncorhynchus keta strain PuntledgeMale-10-30-2019 chromosome 26, Oket_V2, whole genome shotgun sequence genome and encodes:
- the LOC118359321 gene encoding bromodomain-containing protein 1-like isoform X3, with product MRWKMELHKVFKMKKKVRHHNRMSTPQRPPSPIKPSPNKETMTYAQAQRMVDLEIDGRVHRISIYDKLDVITDDDPTAQEIMECNSNKENNEKPQLVLVRSVRLKDNQQKRSTALTTTHGADPQVSALLEPKFRTVEYNLPAVSRRPSIYYMYCEKTAEELDEEVEYDMDEEDYAWLDLLNDKRKSEGVSQVSQNLFEFLMDRFEKESFFDSQGRRDPQSLIDEDAVCCICMDGDGQDSNVILFCDSCNMAVHQECYGVPYIPEGQWLCRHCLQCPSRPAECVFCPNKGGALKKTDDDRWGHVVCALWVPEVGFSDTVFIEPIDGVSNIPPARWKLTCYLCKEKGAGACIQCHKVNCYTAFHVSCAQKAGLYMKMEPVKEFTETGSPTFSVKKTAFCCAHTPKGCTRRPLAIYEEGHANNGVCHKRGDKRGRRRLKGWLKKSKIVVVVPEVEEEAPAAPGPSITPSSFDTILNQVSVQKKKVFVERVLSYWMLKRQSRKGVPLIRRLQANTQIPKPEQLDSRVEDNQAMREQLKEWHRLRQDLERARLLLELIRKREKLKRAEMKLQQSVLEVQLTPLNILLRAVLDQLQEKDPAKIFAQPVSVKEVPDYLDHIKKPMDFSTMRKCIDAHGYKSLVEFEADFDQIIFNCMKYNAKDTFFYKAGLRLQDRGGAILRKTCREAERIGFDFASGMHLPEQPKVEAPSSFSWDDVDQILNPANRQHMSLEGQLKELLEKLDLSSAMKSSPSRSKRLKLLKKTITDVRSEIYLKTQHPAAAPSEPKPAETEEKPLPPTRHSTQEEEGESLLPPKLEPLNSSPPLVNSDSHSEPPMLKPIKSNGDKSQKTFKCNGVKPTTSVPRDTLNGHISNPLVSDSHLSVGATSTLAEPSSTGNRRTNVLFRKSKNASPQKPPRTAEHQLGSPLLGTKTFLSVVIPRLETLLLPRKRTHSACGGCDQDEEESPIKRLDTGLANGFVVEPELETSPIRSMEPRRRCTSESSISPSGSVLCSTSTVSVPKSGKGRPSMARRSTVDDKNSLVTSIGNGDFTKAAKIAAEVVSGNVWMSSSAEPLKLVCSGYPSYPALIIDPTLPRAGRHHHGVSLPPLDVLRVGELMRYKSEEKLFLVHFFDNKHSWQWLPRSKMVAFGINKTVDKLKLKEGRSSGIRKAVQTAFQRAMSHWSQVGDRPSSEPCDVD
- the LOC118359321 gene encoding bromodomain-containing protein 1-like isoform X1, which translates into the protein MRWKMELHKVFKMKKKVRHHNRMSTPQRPPSPIKPSPNKETMTYAQAQRMVDLEIDGRVHRISIYDKLDVITDDDPTAQEIMECNSNKENNEKPQLVLVRSVRLKDNQQKRSTALTTTHGADPQVSALLEPKFRTVEYNLPAVSRRPSIYYMYCEKTAEELDEEVEYDMDEEDYAWLDLLNDKRKSEGVSQVSQNLFEFLMDRFEKESFFDSQGRRDPQSLIDEDAVCCICMDGDGQDSNVILFCDSCNMAVHQECYGVPYIPEGQWLCRHCLQCPSRPAECVFCPNKGGALKKTDDDRWGHVVCALWVPEVGFSDTVFIEPIDGVSNIPPARWKLTCYLCKEKGAGACIQCHKVNCYTAFHVSCAQKAGLYMKMEPVKEFTETGSPTFSVKKTAFCCAHTPKGCTRRPLAIYEEGHANNGVCHKRGDKRGRRRLKGWLKKSKIVVVVPEVEEEAPAAPGPSITPSSFDTILNQVSVQKKKVFVERVLSYWMLKRQSRKGVPLIRRLQANTQIPKPEQLVSPVDSRVEDNQAMREQLKEWHRLRQDLERARLLLELIRKREKLKRAEMKLQQSVLEVQLTPLNILLRAVLDQLQEKDPAKIFAQPVSVKEVPDYLDHIKKPMDFSTMRKCIDAHGYKSLVEFEADFDQIIFNCMKYNAKDTFFYKAGLRLQDRGGAILRKTCREAERIGFDFASGMHLPEQPKVEAPSSFSWDDVDQILNPANRQHMSLEGQLKELLEKLDLSSAMKSSPSRSKRLKLLKKTITDVRSEIYLKTQHPAAAPSEPKPAETEEKPLPPTRHSTQEEEGESLLPPKLEPLNSSPPLVNSDSHSEPPMLKPIKSNGDKSQKTFKCNGVKPTTSVPRDTLNGHISNPLVSDSHLSVGATSTLAEPSSTGNRRTNVLFRKSKNASPQKPPRTAEHQLGSPLLGTKTFLSVVIPRLETLLLPRKRTHSACGGCDQDEEESPIKRLDTGLANGFVVEPELETSPIRSMEPRRRCTSESSISPSGSVLCSTSTVSVPKSGKGRPSMARRSTVDDKNSLVTSIGNGDFTKAAKIAADHRPDAAKGGASPPRGLPAPSGRPQSRRADAVQVRRETLPRPLLRQQAQLAMAS
- the LOC118359321 gene encoding bromodomain-containing protein 1-like isoform X2, with translation MRWKMELHKVFKMKKKVRHHNRMSTPQRPPSPIKPSPNKETMTYAQAQRMVDLEIDGRVHRISIYDKLDVITDDDPTAQEIMECNSNKENNEKPQLVLVRSVRLKDNQQKRSTALTTTHGADPQVSALLEPKFRTVEYNLPAVSRRPSIYYMYCEKTAEELDEEVEYDMDEEDYAWLDLLNDKRKSEGVSQVSQNLFEFLMDRFEKESFFDSQGRRDPQSLIDEDAVCCICMDGDGQDSNVILFCDSCNMAVHQECYGVPYIPEGQWLCRHCLQCPSRPAECVFCPNKGGALKKTDDDRWGHVVCALWVPEVGFSDTVFIEPIDGVSNIPPARWKLTCYLCKEKGAGACIQCHKVNCYTAFHVSCAQKAGLYMKMEPVKEFTETGSPTFSVKKTAFCCAHTPKGCTRRPLAIYEEGHANNGVCHKRGDKRGRRRLKGWLKKSKIVVVVPEVEEEAPAAPGPSITPSSFDTILNQVSVQKKKVFVERVLSYWMLKRQSRKGVPLIRRLQANTQIPKPEQLDSRVEDNQAMREQLKEWHRLRQDLERARLLLELIRKREKLKRAEMKLQQSVLEVQLTPLNILLRAVLDQLQEKDPAKIFAQPVSVKEVPDYLDHIKKPMDFSTMRKCIDAHGYKSLVEFEADFDQIIFNCMKYNAKDTFFYKAGLRLQDRGGAILRKTCREAERIGFDFASGMHLPEQPKVEAPSSFSWDDVDQILNPANRQHMSLEGQLKELLEKLDLSSAMKSSPSRSKRLKLLKKTITDVRSEIYLKTQHPAAAPSEPKPAETEEKPLPPTRHSTQEEEGESLLPPKLEPLNSSPPLVNSDSHSEPPMLKPIKSNGDKSQKTFKCNGVKPTTSVPRDTLNGHISNPLVSDSHLSVGATSTLAEPSSTGNRRTNVLFRKSKNASPQKPPRTAEHQLGSPLLGTKTFLSVVIPRLETLLLPRKRTHSACGGCDQDEEESPIKRLDTGLANGFVVEPELETSPIRSMEPRRRCTSESSISPSGSVLCSTSTVSVPKSGKGRPSMARRSTVDDKNSLVTSIGNGDFTKAAKIAADHRPDAAKGGASPPRGLPAPSGRPQSRRADAVQVRRETLPRPLLRQQAQLAMAS